One Nothobranchius furzeri strain GRZ-AD unplaced genomic scaffold, NfurGRZ-RIMD1 Scf031, whole genome shotgun sequence genomic window carries:
- the LOC129160746 gene encoding uncharacterized protein: protein MKGTKSGKIKSAPLEREAQTEDGSEGCGASAEEEVHGREPKISDLAGILQAHIGRQEAHEVQWEKVIVRQDQRFKDLQHQFSLFQQEFQAQTSAGLLPGEQDHARFSAGLGPADHERPHEYADWDEVEPEPAPRCSKSGDSVSVHPSDKEPRLQKLSEEDDIEHFLITFERIACACRWPRSDWAFHLIPLLTGKARSAYVHMDVDASMDYDHVKAAILQKYEISSETYRLRFRSLQVEPNESPRELFVRLKELYGRWVRPRGKTIDEINETIILEQYFRMLSPELQVWIKERNPRDAAEAVSLADAFVAARRRNQSWAYKAMKKDYTPAPGNTSPTENVGKPCGREKYFPSQTKNLGRKPVCYLCGKEGHTKPVCPQNPAKLSQMYFVPRGNHAPNPMNQLLVETTVEIDGQKVKALIDTGSTQSLVHRR from the exons ATGAAGGGAACCAAATCTGGTAAAATCAAGTCAGCCCCTTTAGAGAGAGAAGCACAGACAGAGGATGGGAGTGAGGGCTGTGGAGCTTCTGCTGAAGAGGAAGTTCATGGCAGAGAGCCAAAAATATCAGACCTGGCTGGCATCCTTCAAGCTCACATTGGACGACAGGAAGCCCATGAGGTACAGTGGGAGAAGGTGATTGTACGCCAGGATCAAAGATTTAAAGATCTTCAACACCAGTTCAGTCTGTTTCAGCAAGAGTTTCAGGCCCAGACCTCTGCTGGCTTGCTACCTGGAGAGCAAGACCACGCCCGCTTCTCTGCAGGTTTGGGGCCTGCAGACCATGAGAGGCCTCATGAGTATGCTGATTGGGATGAGGTGGAACCGGAGCCTGCACCACGCTGTTCAAAATCAGGTGACTCAGTTTCTGTTCATCCTTCCGATAAAGAACCAAGATTGCAAAAGCTAAGTGAAGAGGATGACATTGAGCATTTTCTTATAACTTTTGAAAGAATAGCATGTGCATGTAGATGGCCGAGATCTGACTGGGCATTCCATTTGATTCCACTATTGACGGGTAAAGCCAGAAGTGCTTATGTACATATGGATGTGGATGCATCAATGGACTATGATCATGTTAAAGCTGCTATTTTGCAGAAATATGAAATAAGCAGTGAGACTTATCGTCTGAGGTTCCGTTCTCTTCAAGTTGAACCAAATGAGTCCCCCAGAGAACTCTTTGTGAGACTAAAGGAGCTCTATGGGAGAtgggtcagacccagaggtaagaCCATTGATGAAATTAATGAAACAATAATCCTTGAACAGTATTTCCGAATGCTATCGCCAGAACTCCAAGTTTGGATCAAGGAGCGTAATCCAAGGGACGCAGCAGAGGCAGTTTCTTTGGCAGATGCGTTTGTGGCAGCCCGTCGAAGGAACCAATCATGGGCTTATAAGGCTATGAAAAAGGATTATACCCCTGCGCCAGGTAACACCAGTCCGACAGAGAATGTTGGTAAGCCATGTGGAAGGGAGAAATATTTTCCCAGTCAAACAAAAAATCTGGGGCGGAaacctgtctgttatttgtgtggGAAAGAAGGCCACACAAAACCGGTGTGTCCACAAAATccagctaaactctcccagatgtATTTTGTGCCCAGAGGGAACCATGCCCCAAACCCAATGAACCAGCTGTTGGTGGAGACCACAGTGGAGATAGATGGACAGAAAGTTAAGGCTCTGATTGACACAGGAAGCACCCAGTCACTGGTTCATCGCAG ATGA